CCACGAGGGTTCTCCTGTAAACACCTGCAAAATGGATGTGTTTTTTGGTAAGTGTTTTCAACATTAATCGCCTTTCATCTTTGACCATCCTCTGTTATATGCCGCTGAGCATTGacacaaatgtttccatgaTGATTTACATTTAAGGTCGACATTTTCGTAACTATATCAACTATATCCTAGAGCAAAATTTTCCACAGATGTTGCGTCCAGTGTCTTTGTACATATATTTTAACATGTTAACTCAATGGACTTGTTCCTGTTGAAGAATAAACGTACCAGAAGACAGCAACCACAggtattttatcattttacGATGTTTAAGGTTCACAAAATAGTGTATTCTTTCGGATTCTGCTAAAAACAGAAATGAATTACTGCCTTTAATTTTCTTACATTCGTGTTGAAATCACTATCAGTTCAAACCTTCCGGGTTTCCTCCCAAGCAACGTAAATAAACAATTCAGAACAGTTCAGCTTAGCCAATTGATTTGAGGATACGTCACCGTTAGATCCCCGGAAATTTATAGGAATCCTTTCGGCAGGGGTAAGTAATCATCTCCCCTACCCCAGGCAGACGACTTACTACTTACCGATTCTTTATACATGGCACATTTACTTTAATGCGAACAAATCCATTGAGTTAAAATGGCAAGAAATGCAGGAAAACAAGACGCTAAATAAATGTTAAATGTTGCTCTAGGCTATAAACCTCAAATGCAAACCATCACGGAAACATTTGAGGGAAAGCATTTACCTACGAACTTGACTGATCTGGATTTGTAGAACTATCTGGGTTTAAATGATGAAACGGTTATAAAAAGGACataaaaacctaaaattttgTAAGTTAGCCGCTGATAAAAGAAACCGTTTTGAACATATTGCATATATTGCGTATATCACAGATTGACATCGGTGTATAttgcgttgcgttgcgttgcgtATTTTACAACAAGCTGTTTCAAAGCCACTAAGCGATCCTTGCCCGAAATATCACCAGTCCTACTATACTGCGGACGTCATTTGAACATGCTTTAAGATAAGAAAGGAGGAGAATATATCTATACTAGGTTTCCAAGCTTCATCTAAAATAAGACCGAAAAATATATCGTGTAATTTGGTTTCCCCGTGACTCGCCTAGTTACATGCAAAGTAAATAGGTTTGTCGATGATACGACTAACTCAGTGCTGGTTCtcgttttattcatttattcggCAAAAATAACAAGCGCACAATTCAACTATTTTCAACACCTAGCGAAACGACAAAATCACATCGCATACACAAATATCAATCAACGTCAGTCGTCATGCGCGGAAGCCACAAGGCTCTTTCTCCGCTCAAACTCTTTCTTTGCTGTCAGAAACTGTCAGTCAAACCCAAAATAGCGTGAAACAGCATCGCCCTGGAGTCAAATTCagcaaaaagtaaataaaatcaaAGACGCGATGCACTCATCCACCAGAAAGTCATGGAAGCAGATCAGAACTCTGAGATCTTGGACTTAGTAATCATTCTCTGGTCCGTACTGTTTTTTTAAATCTGGCAGCCTTCGGGTGGCTCCTAACTCGAATATTGCTCATTGAATATCGCTCATTTAAGACTTATAATAAATAGTCTTTCTTGGAGATCTTGGGTAAGTTCCCGGGCATATTGTTTTGAGAATGTAGATGCTTGCGTTGACACTTAAATGGACCAATTGTTTTTGGGCGTCGCCAAGGCCCACGCCCCGGCCAATTAAAAGTCGTAGAGACAAAGGATCTTCAGTCCCGTGGATGACTCCAACTATCGTAGATGAAATGAGAAGACTTGATGATCATCTGAAGAAGGCCGAAAGCAATGAGAATAACCGGCATTGGCGTGCATATCGCTAATTAACAAACACTATCAACCCCGAGATTAAGAAGGCCAAATCAGACTATTATAATAAACTGATTCAAGAAAGCCAGGGAAATGCCAAGGACTTTTGGGAGGCTCTCAAAAAGACGTTATCTTCATCCAAaatcttaaataaataaataaataaataaatagtttatTCAAACCCATTGCAGTCTTGGCAACTGAATTACAGGTTGAGTGCACTAGACACACCAATACAATACAcataacaataaaatttatcCAGTCTTAAACTTAATAGTTACAAGTTTGCTGAATCTATCAGTCCTGGTAGGGAGAAGACGATGCTGACTACCAGATCTAAGCGAGTAATAGGCAGGTATATCTATTAATCTGCTGTTTATTAGGGGGTACAAGGGATGATCTAGCACAATGTTCGCAATGAAGCGAGTGCACAATAAGTCACGCCTCGCGGTAAGAGTAGGAAGGCCTCCGAAGGCGGGGCACCACATTTTTTTAGCTGTGTAAGGGCGTACAGTCTCCTGTTGGCCTTCTTCACTGCATAGTCACAGTGCGCAAAGGTTTGTTACTCGATCTGGGATCCACCCACCGCAATGGGTCGCGGCACGCAACTATTGGAAGAAAGCCAACAGTCATGGTCTTGCATTTGCGCGGGTTGAGCTTCATGTTGTTAATGACGGCGAAAAAATGGATGTCATCTACGATGCGATTCAACAGAGATGGAGAGTTCAGTAGCATCTCAAGGATGGGTACAAATGGCGCTGTTATTACCTTCGCCGTTGCTACCGCTTTAATTAAACGCCTTTTTCGTATCCGTAAGAAGGAAACGCCGCAATCTTCCAAGGTGTATCTTTGCATTCTCAGCCTGAACTTAATGCCAATTTTTCTGGTCCTGGGTTTTCTCTTTAGCCACTTCCTGAAGACTCTGTTATTGACGAGATcattcaacgtttatttaaaaGCTAATAAAGCTACTCGCCTTGTTAAAATCAGTGCATGCCTACCCAAGGATTCTGCACATATCGTTGCGGCCCTCACGTTGACTTCTTATAACAATCTATCGTTAGAAACTGGAATCTCTCCTTCTATCTGGAGGGTAGTACCATTGCTCAATTGCTACAACGAGGGTTGTACCATTGCTCAAGAAAGGTGACAAAAAGGGCCCATCAAACTACAGGACAATTTCCGCATTACCTACGCTGTGCAAGACCATGGAGAGGGCCGTCCATACGGATAACTTTCAGAGAGAATAATTTAGTTTCATCAAAGCAATTCGGTCTCAGACTGAAATCTTCTACTCAATGGGCAATtaccgagttgctgtttgtctcggtttcgaagtgagtcttggttgTCAtttattgaaagggaaatgagttttatTTGCACTAAGAATACGaaactcattttcatttgaattgtTGTGTACCAGgattcgctttgaaactgagacatgcTGCAATTCTGAAATGGGCTATTCATTGATAAGCTACTTTTGGGCATGGGCAACATGGACAGGTGTATAGTGTTCCTAGAGTTGACCAGGGTGTTTGACACAGTAAATCACTCGATTCTTGTACATAAACCTTCCATTCGTGATGTTCATAATGTTGTGACAGAAATGGTTTGACTCCTTCTTATCCAACAGAAACCAAGTTACCGAGATAGgtcgcagctctttacaacctctgcTTTCATTGGATCACTTaaggacgcagctctattgtttttagggttaggatccatcgttgattggttgtttgttttggttcattGTTTGCTGagccaatcccgagagccgttgtaatagcaGCGTACTGACCCAAGTTACCTCCTGCGGCAACACCCAGTCAGACCCAGCTACAGTATCTGTCGGAGttggtgattattgaaaattctctgcgctgattagTTGTATTTGAGGTGATcaggttttctttttaaatggtCGCCTGCCGTTTTGAcaaggtgacagacgaagaaatcaattgtttcaaaagaaaatgcaTCTTTTTCAAATATTCACCTATGTCATTGTATTGAAACAACTATTCATCTAATTAAGGCTCGGTAAATATCGGTGAAAaaaaacctcgacttcgtctcggtttttattcacatATATTTACCTCCAAAACTTCCAGtgagaataaaaaaaatcaaagtgcaTCCTCGTCTATGTCACTGtcgtattaaaaaaaatcagagTGCATTTCCGTCCATGTCACTGTGACATTTATTTCATCACTTTGAATCATGTGTTAAAAATCAAGAACGCAAGCAAGTGACAGATAAAATCGACACGCGAAATGAAGGTCCGAGTCATATTATGAGATCCTTAAATGAGATCCCTACGCAGGCGTACTACTTTACTTTTCCGCCAAAAAAAAGGGCGATTTGGAAAGCACCTCTAAATTGAAATGTATGCATCCTGGATCATCATgtcatttcacttttttattgcacTCTATTTTAAAGTCTCATCTTTTCTTCCTCGCTAAAATTGCTAACGTTACTGCACTGGTGTttcattaatttctttttcaagtcAACTGAAGGACCGACTCATATTCCCCTGGCAAATGGACTGTAGAGTAACCACTCGCAAAGTGCGATACCCTCGACATCTGGCACATCTCATAAGAGAAAATGAAATAGCCGGAAAATGGGAAGAACAAAGCGTAAGAGACTTCACTTAATAGACAGCCGCTAATAATTTCAATTATGCTGTGTGATATGAAAAAAAGTTCAATCATACTTTTCAAATAAAAAGAACCTCTAAATATAAAagtaattaaattttaaaaacatatgAGTTGAATCAAACGTCAAAACGAGTGAGTGGCCTGACAAGTTGTTTCGTagtgattaattattttttgacatctcttttctttttctttttttcttccttcgGCTTTTTCAGTTTTCCCTAAGAAATTTGTATTTTGCAGAAGCTGGAACTGGTGTCGCCAACGTCTAAAGGGAAATATTATTTGTTCGTACAGTGCAATACCGTTTCTAAACCAAAGTGGGGCAagtattacaaaaaaaaatagtagCTAGAAGGCTATCCACTGCCTTCTACAACATACCGAAGGTTTGTTGTAGGAAAATAACTTTGCAATTATTTATCCCTACTGTCATTTTGCGTTTACTTTATCTTGCaggaactttttttttaattttccgttTTAGTACTCTTAAAAAGCGCGGCTGTATTCTTCTCTCGGACAGTCACGTTTGCCAAATTGATGCGGCTTGAGTCACGTTTGCCAAATTGATGCGGCTTGAATCTTATCGTGGAAGCGACAGTCAACAGTTCTAAAAACAAATTCTTACCGGCTCAATATAATCTGTCACTTTTAACTTCGAGTCAGTGTCTTATTCCTCAAGACATATGACTCTCTTTTCGTAAATTCATTAACGATATCCCCAAATCTACCAGCACAAACTTGGCCGCTGCAGGTTGCATTGGCTTTGCGTCGATAACGcaaatgaaggaaataaaaatgtGTCAAAATTCACTTGCCCAAAGACTGGAAAAACAAACCAACAACACCATGAATAACAGAAGTAATTTGATTGCAAAATCAAATGGATGGCGAAGGATTCTAATTTCAATCCATCTTAATCAAACAaatgtattttcttttgttgcaaTCTAATAAAAAAGCAAATCCTGTCATTCTTGAAACAGAAGTTAGATGTGAGTGTTGGGGAGTGCAGCTATGTCATCTCACGTACTGCCGATGGAAATTGTTTCACAAGACACTACTAAAATGCCAGGAGCAAGAGTAGAGCAAGAATCGTCGAAACTTAGTTGTTTCGATTCACTGAGACCAACTGAGCAAAATGTCAATGAAAACCTTCTCCGAGCCACTGAGAAAGTGTACACCATGCTCCTGAAAGTAATGAAGTTATTCGGAGTTTACTTTGGTGACGCGAACTTCGACCGCTTTTCTCGTGATACTTCGAAATCCATATTCAGCAAAAAACAGACCTATGCTTCCAATCTCTATTGCTATTCTCTAGTTGCTGGTTTGTGGTTCGCCTTTGCCATACCACTTGTCTGTATGTTCTATAAAGGTCCTATTTATCTTCTTCTTCAGTTTGATATGTGGTGTCTGTTGGTTGCATTAAACGGTACGGTTTGTATGGTCGTGCTCCCTCTGACAGACAGGACTAAATCCCGTTTTGAAAAGTTCGTTTCCAATTTATGCTTGATTCAGACTGGAAGTGTTCACTTGAGAAAAGTGAGGTACAAGACTCGGTGCTATCTGATCATCTCCGGTTTGTTCATGGTGGCTGGTATTGCAGGCATTGCCGTTCTTGATCAAGTTTTGTTCATGAACGCCGGTACGTTTAACCCCTGGAATGTCTGGCATGGCTTCAGAAAAATAAACCTTCTGTTTCTATTTATTGGCAACGCCTTTTGGTTGTTACCAATGATATTTTACTGCATCACGTGTTTAATACTCGAGGAACTATTTGATGATCTCAACACGAGGAATTTATCTTTAGACCTCTCAGCGTTGAGAGTCGAACACTATAAACTGTGCAAAGTGGTTGAACTCGCTGACAGCTTGTTTTCCCCTCTTCTTTTAACAGTCTTCGGTTTGTGCATTCCGTTCATCTGTTTTGCTCTATATCACATTGTTCATTTACCGGAGAATGAGGCCCTGGCGTTTCTTGCTGTCAATCTCTTCTGGCTTCTCTCTACATCAGCGATGTTAGCAGTTGTTATGGTGTTCGGATCGAGAGTAAGTGACAAGGTAAGAAAAATCTCTACCATTCTACAAAACCACTAACTATACATTTAAGAGGCCCTCCCAgaggttttggggaacaagggaacatggaTAATTTGAACTAGAAaacaatacaatgcaatacatacttaattgagcgctccccataggggcttttcagggccaatgaaacaatcaacgaaacaacagaacacaacaacaacaactgttaagaatcccaactggccggaggcaaaccagttggctatttacaagtgcagctgggaagttgaaccagggaccgtaccaggatcaaattcaacgagtggtcagagcaggGGAACAACGACAAAACATCCTAGGGAACAAGGCAACATAAGACAATTTTAGGGAACAAAAAGCTGggaaagtttgaaagtaatttcggaaacaaggaaaacaaggACTCATTTACAGATACTGAAATCCCAACATGTACACAGGCATTAGTTTCAACACCTCAACTTGAGTTAAATTGCTTTGATTTCTAAGTTCAGTGTTCACAATTAGTAGACTTGGCACCCAAATAAGGTTCACTTAAATAAGCGGTctgtgtaaaacgcagactgcacaCTGCACACTGCACACTGCACACTGCACACTGCAGACTGCACACTGCAGACTGCACACCTTTGATTTCTAAGTTCAGTGTTCACAATTAGTAGACTTGGCACCCAAATAAGGTTCACTTAAATAAGCGGTctgtgtaaaacgcagactgcagactgcacaccaggggtaaaatgcagactgaggttataatgtaactgttgaaaaaccccaaacccattagaaatgctaacagttaagcctaaatattgtttttggcctaattaggcctaaggttagcatttctaaggggtttgagctttttcaacagttgcgttataacctcagtctgcattttatccctggtctgcagtctgcagtctgcgttttacactgaccactTGAATAAGGTTCATAAAAAGTTCATCAGCATTGTACTTACATTATGATTTGGCTTAGTGTAAGGCATCATTTCTTTCAGGTTCATTGTATTCAAAAATTGAAGAGCACATTTCCATTTTCAACATCGGACCATAAAGAGGTACCTCAATTATTCCTACTTACGAAGCGTTCCATACAATCTGATCCGTCACCTGATCCAATTTTCTTTCCAATTCCAAAAAGCCAACATGGCCGACAAATGTTTCTCGGTGGAGCGGAACCTGGGAACTACTAAAGccgcgtgcaaatgcactggatttgtccactgtacaagcttTCAACATGTTGAGCTCAACAAGTTGAGCGCATTTGAACACCCTGTTGAGAGGTGTTGAGTCTTGTTgagtcaaatttgaaactggtcaaacttttcgCTCAACACGGCtcaacattttctttgtttcgcggtcatccatGTGTGGCTCAACAAAGCCGAGTGCATTTGCACAGCaacgctcaacatgttgagcccaCGCACTCGCAGTGCCCAGCGAATCCATTGGGAGTTTAAACATATCGAACATTTTACAAGATGGCGTCGTAGGAGTTAGAAGTTCTACaggaaagtcaaaatgtcaaaaattcTAAAAGAGGAGAGACAAGAAAACGGACGGAGGAAGAAACGGAAAAGCTTATTGATTTGTTGGAGAAAAATACATGCTTATCGGACGTAAGCAAGCCGCGAGAATACCACTTAAAAAACAAGAGAGAGAAAGCACTCAGTGATATGAGTGACGAACTCGACATTGAAGTAGAAGATATTAAGACATTTTCGTGTTCTGAGGAGATGAATATACATAGGATTCCGGCTCAGCCATGATTCAACATTCCTTCGGaatgctcaacatgttgagtcaTTGTTGAGGTCATTTGAACACCCCGCTCAACAACACCTCAACAAACACTCAACATCttgagagcttgtacagtgggcaaatccagtgcatttgcacgcggCTTAACCAACATAGTAGGACGCTAAACTTTGCGTGCAGTAAACCCTTTCCCGGTGGGATCATATTCGCAAAAATCTCATAAAAATCGAGTGTTCAAGTATAGCGGAGCTCAGCGCGCCGAAGACCATGGGTAAGGAAATGTGGTAACCCAACTGTCCGaggaaatttggttttggtcacggTAAGACCGTACGGCCGTACGTCCACCACTACGTGTATGCCAATGCGAAACTCTGTGGTGTAACCCACATTTTTTGGCGGgaatattggacatccatgttatgcttaattgacacctttcaaaacaagCTAACCAGTATCACttgaccatatcgcgggtttaagtttaaagctcatcgaggtcaggtgttttttttttaaccgctgaccaggtacttgTTTTCCATTGGATCGCAGGTTCAAGtaaggttaacttattgtaagacaCGGGAGCTCCGCGTTTAGGCTTAGCAAAATCTGTATATCATGTTATCTATCCTACGTAGTAAGCGTGTTTGTGgattttcaatgttttagctACGCTATACGTTATCCAAATCAACTAACAATAAAGAGCCATGTAAAGCGGGCTGATATTTTGATTTGCCTTTGCAACGACGATAAAGACGTTTTCAGAAATATTCTTTAATTGCACCCAAGGCACCcttaaaatgttttttgtttttgtttttgtcttttattgTACGCAGATACTGCTGTTTATGATGTATATGATGGACCTTCAAGGAAAAACAAAGGGTCTTTCAATCGGAGGTTTAACAGTAATATCAAAGTCTTTATCTCTAACGGTACCATTTGTTGCTGAATTTATCTTAATTATCTCAGTTTCTCGCATTTTCCATGAGTTAAGGGAAGCTTCGGGAGGTTTTCAGTTTATCTTTTTAATGAAtactgaaattaaaaatgacCTGTTTAACGCAGGCGTTGTTCCTCACACATGTATGACtatctacatttttttttttcaggttgtTAGCGTGATTATTTCATACTTCGCTGTCATGTTGTCGCTTCCGAGCTGATGAAGGAATTCGAAATAAATTCTTCGAGTCACACTTTCCACAGTgtggaattttctttttctattgATTCGGATCCGTTTGATCAGAAGTCAGGTTAAAGAATTATATGATTAATTTAATTCATGATATAACCTTGCAATGAGGGTCTTTTCAACATATTTTGAATTAATAGAAAGAATGTAAAGCAACGgatcaatgaacaaaataatgatgataaccCTAACAAGCTTAAGGATGCTCAGCTGCCGAAGCTTAGCTGCCCAAGCGTAAAACGAATGcgaacaggagcccatgactaaggaccatagttaatagaggggaatggtcatgaaacccgacaactttctttgttgtaggtctttgttctcttttttggccttgaccgtccacaaaacacaatagttggttactccgtactgaggaactaaccaatagaaacgtgttggttacgtaattcatgcatagtgtacgacgcaaaagaaaagattgtgcacggtcgtggactttccaacctaaatcttggcatcattgtttgctcctttgatgtttgccgagcttcctgACCATTCCACACCATTAACTATGCTAGGACCGTACAGGTTcgttgtatttgtggaacggcgtttttacagactgagttatttttagattgattttcccgcaaaaaccagacctttccagccaatcacaggtcttgcatgagaaattattacccatgggatttAGAATGGTCACTCGCGcgcaagccaaatcttattttagaactcgtctaaaaatagcttgatctgtaaAATGCAGTTACACAGACCTCCGAAGTAACACGCTTGGATCTTCCTACAGCGAAGAAAGTAACAGTTTATTTGCTTATAGTTGTATTTCTTAGAATTCGCCTCTCCGTTGTTTCGCCAAGGGAAAATTAAGCAGGCAGACGCCCAGTCTAGGCCTTGGGATATGTTAATTTCTGTTTAGTTATTTTCAGATATCACTAAATCGGAAGCCTGATTCCCGAGACGTCCGCAAATTCAGTTCCAATTGGAACGGTTGTTGACGAAAACAAGTTTCAGAAGAAAGGAAATTGGTATATCTGGCCCCCAAAACCTGGAGTTGGACACAGATTCTACCGTTCTTGTGAAGCTAATGGCTTGCGGGAGGAAAAATACAACTGCGAAAGCCATCTTGAATATCCAAAGGCCGCCATGTTCCTATAACGTCATGCTGAAATTAATAGTCGCGGACGTCTCGGTAAAAGACTTGCGATTGAAAAATAACCTTAGTGAAATTACCaaatatcccggccaacgcccccacagtctctctctctcctttgttttctctcttgGTTTCGCATTTTCTACGataagaaaacaaattaaataaaacTATCCTGATTTCCTGCGCCTTCTGTGAGATTGTCatcaaaatgataaaaatatacCTAGAACACACCCAGGCTGAGAATCAGTTAATGACATATTTATTTGGTGTTATTTTTTCTtggtgctgttgttgttgttgtttttttctgtttttttcttcttcttttt
Above is a window of Montipora capricornis isolate CH-2021 chromosome 6, ASM3666992v2, whole genome shotgun sequence DNA encoding:
- the LOC138050328 gene encoding uncharacterized protein isoform X1, giving the protein MSSHVLPMEIVSQDTTKMPGARVEQESSKLSCFDSLRPTEQNVNENLLRATEKVYTMLLKVMKLFGVYFGDANFDRFSRDTSKSIFSKKQTYASNLYCYSLVAGLWFAFAIPLVCMFYKGPIYLLLQFDMWCLLVALNGTVCMVVLPLTDRTKSRFEKFVSNLCLIQTGSVHLRKVRYKTRCYLIISGLFMVAGIAGIAVLDQVLFMNAGTFNPWNVWHGFRKINLLFLFIGNAFWLLPMIFYCITCLILEELFDDLNTRNLSLDLSALRVEHYKLCKVVELADSLFSPLLLTVFGLCIPFICFALYHIVHLPENEALAFLAVNLFWLLSTSAMLAVVMVFGSRVSDKVHCIQKLKSTFPFSTSDHKEILLFMMYMMDLQGKTKGLSIGGLTVISKSLSLTVVSVIISYFAVMLSLPS
- the LOC138050328 gene encoding uncharacterized protein isoform X2, whose amino-acid sequence is MSSHVLPMEIVSQDTTKMPGARVEQESSKLSCFDSLRPTEQNVNENLLRATEKVYTMLLKVMKLFGVYFGDANFDRFSRDTSKSIFSKKQTYASNLYCYSLVAGLWFAFAIPLVCMFYKGPIYLLLQFDMWCLLVALNGTVCMVVLPLTDRTKSRFEKFVSNLCLIQTGSVHLRKVRYKTRCYLIISGLFMVAGIAGIAVLDQVLFMNAGTFNPWNVWHGFRKINLLFLFIGNAFWLLPMIFYCITCLILEELFDDLNTRNLSLDLSALRVEHYKLCKVVELADSLFSPLLLTVFGLCIPFICFALYHIVHLPENEALAFLAVNLFWLLSTSAMLAVVMVFGSRVSDKVHCIQKLKSTFPFSTSDHKEILLFMMYMMDLQGKTKGLSIGGLTVVSVIISYFAVMLSLPS